A window of Streptomyces sp. SAI-127 contains these coding sequences:
- the rpsF gene encoding 30S ribosomal protein S6, which yields MRHYEVMVILDPDLEERAVAPLIENFLSVVREGNGKVEKVDTWGRRRLSYEIKKKPEGIYSVIDLQAEPAVVKELDRQLNLNESVLRTKVLRPETH from the coding sequence ATGCGTCACTACGAGGTGATGGTCATCCTCGACCCCGATCTGGAGGAGCGCGCTGTCGCCCCCCTGATCGAGAACTTCCTCTCCGTCGTCCGTGAGGGCAACGGCAAGGTTGAGAAGGTCGACACCTGGGGCCGTCGTCGGCTCTCGTACGAGATCAAGAAGAAGCCCGAGGGCATCTACTCGGTCATCGACCTGCAGGCCGAGCCTGCGGTCGTCAAGGAGCTCGACCGCCAGCTGAACCTGAACGAGTCGGTCCTCCGGACCAAGGTCCTCCGCCCCGAGACCCACTGA
- a CDS encoding single-stranded DNA-binding protein: protein MAGETVITVVGNLVDDPELRFTPSGAAVAKFRVASTPRTFDRQTNEWKDGESLFLTCSVWRQAAENVAESLQRGMRVIVQGRLKQRSYEDREGVKRTVYELDVEEVGASLRSATAKVTKTAGGAGRGGQGGFSGGGGGQGGGGWGGNSGGGQQGGGAPADDPWATGAPAGGSQGGGGGGGWGGNSGGGQQGGGYSDEPPF, encoded by the coding sequence ATGGCAGGCGAGACCGTCATCACGGTCGTCGGCAATCTTGTCGATGACCCCGAGCTGCGCTTCACCCCTTCCGGTGCGGCGGTCGCGAAGTTCCGTGTCGCGTCCACCCCCCGCACCTTCGACCGCCAGACGAACGAGTGGAAGGACGGCGAAAGCCTGTTCCTGACCTGCTCGGTCTGGCGTCAAGCGGCGGAGAACGTCGCCGAGTCGCTCCAGCGAGGCATGCGCGTCATCGTGCAGGGCCGGCTGAAGCAGCGGTCCTACGAGGACCGTGAGGGCGTCAAGCGCACGGTCTACGAGCTGGACGTCGAGGAAGTCGGCGCCAGCCTGCGCAGTGCCACGGCCAAGGTCACCAAGACGGCCGGCGGTGCCGGGCGTGGTGGCCAGGGTGGTTTCAGCGGCGGCGGTGGCGGCCAGGGTGGCGGCGGCTGGGGTGGAAACTCCGGCGGCGGCCAGCAGGGCGGCGGTGCTCCCGCGGACGACCCGTGGGCGACCGGCGCTCCCGCCGGTGGCAGCCAGGGCGGCGGCGGTGGTGGCGGCTGGGGTGGAAACTCCGGCGGCGGCCAGCAGGGCGGCGGCTACTCGGACGAACCCCCCTTCTAG
- the rpsR gene encoding 30S ribosomal protein S18, which translates to MAKPPVRKPKKKVCAFCKDKVTYVDYKDTNMLRKFISDRGKIRARRVTGNCTQHQRDVATAVKNSREMALLPYTSTAR; encoded by the coding sequence ATGGCGAAGCCGCCTGTGCGCAAGCCTAAGAAGAAGGTCTGCGCTTTTTGCAAGGACAAGGTCACGTACGTGGACTACAAGGACACGAACATGCTGCGGAAGTTCATTTCCGACCGCGGCAAGATCCGTGCCCGCCGCGTGACCGGCAACTGCACGCAGCACCAGCGTGACGTCGCCACGGCCGTCAAGAACAGCCGTGAGATGGCGCTGCTGCCCTACACCTCCACCGCGCGATAA
- the rplI gene encoding 50S ribosomal protein L9 codes for MKIILTHEVSGLGAAGDVVDVKDGYARNYLIPRNFAIRWTKGGEKDVEQIRRARKIHEIQTIEQANQVKAQLEGVKVRLAVRSGDAGRLFGSVTPADIASAIKASGGPEVDKRRIELGSPIKTLGAHETSVRLHPEVAAKVNIEVVAA; via the coding sequence ATGAAGATCATCCTGACCCACGAGGTCTCCGGCCTCGGTGCCGCGGGCGACGTCGTCGACGTCAAGGACGGTTACGCTCGCAACTACCTGATCCCGCGGAACTTTGCGATCCGCTGGACCAAGGGTGGCGAGAAGGACGTCGAGCAGATCCGTCGCGCTCGCAAGATCCACGAGATCCAGACCATCGAGCAGGCCAACCAGGTGAAGGCCCAGCTCGAGGGTGTCAAGGTTCGTCTGGCCGTCCGCTCCGGCGACGCCGGTCGACTCTTCGGTTCCGTCACCCCGGCCGACATCGCTTCCGCGATCAAGGCTTCCGGTGGCCCCGAGGTCGACAAGCGCCGCATCGAGCTGGGCTCGCCGATCAAGACCCTGGGCGCCCACGAGACGTCCGTGCGTCTGCACCCCGAGGTTGCCGCCAAGGTCAACATCGAGGTCGTCGCGGCCTGA